Proteins from a genomic interval of Homo sapiens chromosome 15 genomic patch of type FIX, GRCh38.p14 PATCHES HG2139_PATCH:
- the CHRNA7 gene encoding neuronal acetylcholine receptor subunit alpha-7 isoform X4 yields MKNIQKSLSHKSLSHSADERFDATFHTNVLVNSSGHCQYLPPGIFKSSCYIDVRWFPFDVQHCKLKFGSWSYGGWSLDLQMQEADISGYIPNGEWDLVGIPGKRSERFYECCKEPYPDVTFTVTMRRRTLYYGLNLLIPCVLISALALLVFLLPADSGEKISLGITVLLSLTVFMLLVAEIMPATSDSVPLIAQYFASTMIIVGLSVVVTVIVLQYHHHDPDGGKMPKWTRVILLNWCAWFLRMKRPGEDKVRPACQHKQRRCSLASVEMSAVAPPPASNGNLLYIGFRGLDGVHCVPTPDSGVVCGRMACSPTHDEHLLHGGQPPEGDPDLAKILEEVRYIANRFRCQDESEAVCSEWKFAACVVDRLCLMAFSVFTIICTIGILMSAPNFVEAVSKDFA; encoded by the exons TGCTGATGAGCGCTTTGACGCCACATTCCACACTAACGTGTTGGTGAATTCTTCTGGGCATTGCCAGTACCTGCCTCCAG GCATATTCAAGAGTTCCTGCTACATCGATGTACGCTGGTTTCCCTTTGATGTGCAGCACTGCAAACTGAAGTTTGGGTCCTGGTCTTACGGAGGCTGGTCCTTGGATCTGCAGATGCAGGAGGCAGATATCAGTGGCTATATCCCCAATGGAGAATGGGACCTAGTGG GAATCCCCGGCAAGAGGAGTGAAAGGTTCTATGAGTGCTGCAAAGAGCCCTACCCCGATGTCACCTTCACAGTGACCATGCGCCGCAGGACGCTCTACTATGGCCTCAACCTGCTGATCCCCTGTGTGCTCATCTCCGCCCTCGCCCTGCTGGTGTTCCTGCTTCCTGCAGATTCCGGGGAGAAGATTTCCCTGG gGATAACAGTCTTACTCTCTCTTACCGTCTTCATGCTGCTCGTGGCTGAGATCATGCCCGCAACATCCGATTCGGTACCATTGATAG CCCAGTACTTCGCCAGCACCATGATCATCGTGGGCCTCTCGGTGGTGGTGACGGTGATCGTGCTGCAGTACCACCACCACGACCCCGACGGGGGCAAGATGCCCAAGTGG ACCAGAGTCATCCTTCTGAACTGGTGCGCGTGGTTCCTGCGAATGAAGAGGCCCGGGGAGGACAAGGTGCGCCCGGCCTGCCAGCACAAGCAGCGGCGCtgcagcctggccagtgtggagATGAGCGCCGTGGCGCCGCCGCCCGCCAGCAACGGGAACCTGCTGTACATCGGCTTCCGCGGCCTGGACGGCGTGCACTGTGTCCCGACCCCCGACTCTGGGGTAGTGTGTGGCCGCATGGCCTGCTCCCCCACGCACGATGAGCACCTCCTGCACGGCGGGCAACCCCCCGAGGGGGACCCGGACTTGGCCAAGATCCTGGAGGAGGTCCGCTACATTGCCAACCGCTTCCGCTGCCAGGACGAAAGCGAGGCGGTCTGCAGCGAGTGGAAGTTCGCCGCCTGTGTGGTGGACCGCCTGTGCCTCATGGCCTTCTCGGTCTTCACCATCATCTGCACCATCGGCATCCTGATGTCGGCTCCCAACTTCGTGGAGGCCGTGTCCAAAGACTTTGCGTAA